From one Salmo salar chromosome ssa09, Ssal_v3.1, whole genome shotgun sequence genomic stretch:
- the LOC106611552 gene encoding LIM domain-binding protein 2 isoform X7: MSDCCFQAIGRTLIPRYFSTVFEGGVTDLYYILKHSKESFHNSCITVDCDQCTMVTQHGKPMFTKVCTEGRLILEFAFDDLMRIKTWHFTIRQNRELIPRSILAMHAQDPQVLEQLSKNITRMGLTNFTLNYLRLCVILEPMQELMSRHKTYNLSPRDCLKTCLFQKWQRMVAPPAGHPQNFKTEIFPTNHKKGRAKAEPTRQTTTKRRKRKNSASSANSSVGNANSKKRSPASNFSLSSQVPDVMVVGEPTLMGGEFGDEDERLITRLENTQYDATNGLDDEDDFNGSPALGNNSPWGSKPPNNQDSKAESTAPQSSQ; encoded by the exons CTATCGGACGAACGCTCATCCCACGCTACTTCAGCACAGTGTTTGAGGGCGGCGTCACTGACCTGTACTACATCCTCAAACACTCCAAGGAGTCCTTCCACAACTCCTGCATCACTGTGGACTGTGATCAGTGCACCATGGTCACTCAGCACGGTAAACCAATGTTTACAAAG GTATGCACAGAGGGCCGCCTGATTCTTGAATTTGCCTTTGACGACCTTATGAGGATCAAGACTTGGCACTTCACCATCCGGCAGAACCGAGAACTCATCCCCCGCAGCATCCTGGCCATGCAC GCACAAGACCCCCAGGTTTTGGAGCAGCTCTCCAAAAACATCACCCGCATGGGGCTCACCAACTTCACCCTCAACTACCTCAGG ctgtgtgtcatcctggAGCCCATGCAGGAGCTCATGTCGAGGCACAAGACCTACAACCTCAGCCCTAGGGACTGTCTGAAGACATGCCTGTTCCAGAAGTGGCAGAGAATGGTGGCCCCACCAG CTGGACACCCACAGAACTTCAAAACGGAAATATTCCCCACAAATCACAAAAAAG GTCGTGCCAAAGCTGAGCCAACGAGACAGACAACGACgaagaggaggaaaaggaagAACTCTGCCAGCAGCGCCAACAGCAGCGTGGGCAATGCCAACAGTAAGAAGAGAAGCCCTGCCAGCAACTTCAGCCTCTCCAGTCAGGTACCT GACGTAATGGTGGTGGGCGAGCCCACCCTGATGGGCGGGGAGTTCGGGGACGAGGACGAGCGTCTAATCACTCGTCTGGAGAACACGCAGTATGATGCCACCAACGGATTGGATGACGAGGATGACTTCAACGGCTCGCCGGCGCTCGGCAATAACAGCCCGTGGGGCAGCAAGCCGCCCAACAACCAGGACAGCAAGGCCGAGAGCACAGCGCCGCAGTCgtcacagtaa